Part of the Drosophila pseudoobscura strain MV-25-SWS-2005 chromosome 2, UCI_Dpse_MV25, whole genome shotgun sequence genome, GAACGATAACGATAGGTGTGACCACCAGTGCTGCCGATTACGCTTTTTTCCCGTCAGATCTGGCTTTTTTTAAAGACCATATCGGGAAAAATTTACaatcaaaacacaaaaaagagaaagcgAAAGTAGCGCCAAAGCCGAACGTGAACCCTAGGCTTGGACGCTGTGCTGGACCAAGTTCAAATGATACCATTGTAATACAGACCAGCGGcgacctttttcgctaaaaacattttttaagcaaaatccaataaaagcaagtattaaaaataagcccgttaagtagaaaattgattcatcaatcgtataaaactatgtgggcatggctaaatgttctatatagctagtaatattcgacggaataaagaattgagcaattggaacGATACTCGTTTGTTTATGCTACTGTTGTATGAGCAAAAGTGCCTTGTGCGTCTGCCTACAGTGGCTTCCAGTGACAGTAAGTCTAGATGTCACAGGGAACTCCCCAAAAACAGCCGCTGTTACCGCGGCTATTCCGTGATTTCCACCTTCTTTGCATTTACAGTTAAAGTCGAGACACAGAGTCTGCAGAGTTGCGATGCCAAAACGACCAGCGGCGCCCTTTGGCGCAGTTGTGGCCCACTACTCCGCCCCCAGAAGACGAATTTCATTGAAAAACAATCGAAAagggaagaagaagaacagacCCTGGACTGGTGGTGGGGGTGGAACAGCTGTTCGTCTGGAAACGGCATTTGGACACTGGCTTCTGGTGCGTGTGCCGTGGGGAATGGGGCCTTTTTCACCTCTGCCTGTACCATCCTGCTGTTCTCGCCAGGAGCCAGCAGCATGGGTGCATCTACTGACCAGCAACATCTACTGCTCCGATACGGAGGCTCATCTCATCGAGGTAGCCCGCCTGGATGGCAGCAGTCGGCGTGTGCTCTTGTGGAAGGGGGTGGAGAAGCCGCGTTTCCTTGTCTTCGAGCCGCGTCGCGGCTCTGTACATGGACAGAGTCGCCTCGGACTCCATACGCCGCGCCACGACGGGCGAATCCGAGCTGTAATCATGGCCGGGAGCTCATATTCGACCAGGAGACGAGACGCCTCTACTGGATGGCAAGAAGCGTCGGATACTGGTTGGTAGCTAGGACTAAGTGTACTGGAGCGCCTGGAGCACCGGGGATATTGATCAAGACGGGCCAGAGCCGCAGCCTCGCCAAGGACGTGCCCTGCATCCCCCCAGCTACGCCAGACTGCCAGAATGTGTCGTTGCCGGTGTCCGGCAAGAATATCCGTGCCGAGGTGAAGCTCTCTCAAGTATTCAGCTCTGATCTAAAACGTTGCCTCTTTTAGCTTCTTGGGCGAACTCGCAGAAGCCTCGCAACATTGCCGTGCATGCCATGAAGAGGAGACGTCTGCTTTTCTCGAAAGATGTCGGCAGCCATGAGACCATCATTTGGGCCCGAGTCGATGGCAATGAGGGTGTGGACCAACAGTACGAAGAAGTTATAGACATCAATGGAAAGAACAAGTAAGCAACCATATTGGACACCTCTGGACACGTGTAATCTCCTGTTCCCTCTCTACAGAAAAACCCTTACTTCCATGCAGGGGGATTTATGTACTGGCTGGACGACAAGACCGGACTGGAGAGGATCACTGTCAACGGAGAGCGTCGTTCCGTGATATTCTTCTCGCAGGGAAGCACGCAGTCAAGCACTCCCTTTTAAAGACCTTAAATATGCAATAGAGAACCTGCCGGATATTGCATTTGAGGTTCAACGCGACCAAGCTGCGGATGAAGATGGAGCGAAAAGACTCTGGACGAGTGTGCCAGGTTACCACTACCACAATGCATTCTACAAGGACAAATGTGTAGTTGGCGTGTATTAACATATAAAGAAATGAATTaagtggaaattgttttggCTTAAATCTTATTTTAGACACAATCAAAATCAGTAGTACATCATCCCCTTCGGCCAAGCGCCAGACCTTACACAAGCGCAGAGCTAACGGGAATAGCCACGCCTTCGGTTTGGAGGAGAAGCGTTTCCGAtccgacaacaacaacgacaataATCAGgcggagcagcaacaaccggCAGCTGCCGGGGTAGACGTCAGTCCACCATCCGAAGCATCCGAGGACTCCGACGACTCGGGCGTCAGTTGGGATGAGCTGAGCTCAGTGCCGCCGTGTCCGATTCCTCTCGCCGCAATATCAACAATAGCAACGAAATCAACGCAGATTAAATCCACGAAGCGGATCCCAATACCATGCGTCGCCACCTTTCTTT contains:
- the LOC6897370 gene encoding uncharacterized protein, with protein sequence MPKRPAAPFGAVVAHYSAPRRRISLKNNRKGKKKNRPWTGGGGGTAVRLETAFGHWLLVRVPWGMGPFSPLPVPSCCSRQEPAAWVHLLTSNIYCSDTEAHLIEVARLDGSSRRVLLWKGVEKPRFLVFEPRRGSVHGQSRLGLHTPRHDGRIRAVIMAGSSYSTRRRDASTGWQEASDTGW